A single window of Gossypium arboreum isolate Shixiya-1 chromosome 13, ASM2569848v2, whole genome shotgun sequence DNA harbors:
- the LOC108488635 gene encoding transcription factor MYB106-like codes for MGRSPCCDKVGLKKGPWTPEEDQKLLAYIEQHGHGSWRALPAKAGLQRCGKSCRLRWINYLRPDIKRGKFSLQEEQTIIQLHALLGNRWSGIAAHLPKRTDNEIKNYWNTHLKKRLNKMGIDPVTHKPKTNALGSATGNPKDAATLSHMAQWESARLEAEARLVRESKFVGSSSSSSSSSSSSAPQHTSNTVMTPPATRPQCLDVLKAWQGLVTRLFTFNNTTDNLQSPTSTLNFVENTNTLANGLINENSMELHEMGAWFRQDSSYRAVENMDMEDYSDMMVWESGDHQQWSSMAAPAENLNETSYGNSSSSSSSLEENRNYWNNILNLVS; via the exons ATGGGACGGTCTCCATGCTGTGATAAGGTGGGGTTGAAGAAAGGGCCATGGACTCCCGAAGAAGATCAAAAGCTCTTGGCTTACATTGAGCAACATGGCCATGGAAGCTGGCGTGCTTTGCCTGCCAAAGCTG GGCTTCAAAGATGTGGCAAGAGTTGCAGACTTAGGTGGATTAACTACTTAAGACCTGATATCAAAAGAGGAAAATTCAGTTTACAAGAAGAACAGACCATCATTCAACTCCACGCCCTTCTCGGAAACAG GTGGTCGGGTATTGCAGCTCATTTACCAAAAAGAACAGACAATGAGATTAAGAACTACTGGAATACACATCTAAAGAAAAGATTGAACAAGATGGGGATCGATCCCGTGACGCACAAGCCTAAAACTAATGCCCTCGGGTCCGCAACCGGTAACCCCAAGGATGCAGCTACCCTCAGCCATATGGCTCAATGGGAGAGTGCTCGGTTAGAAGCCGAAGCCAGGCTGGTAAGAGAGTCAAAATTCGttggctcctcctcttcctcttcttcttcttcttcttcctcggcTCCACAGCACACTAGCAACACTGTCATGACTCCGCCGGCGACTAGGCCACAATGCCTCGATGTGCTCAAAGCTTGGCAAGGTTTAGTCACCAGATTGTTCACTTTCAATAACACAACTGACAACCTCCAGTCTCCGACGTCAACGTTGAACTTCGTGGAGAACACCAACACGTTGGCTAATGGATTAATCAATGAAAACTCCATGGAGTTGCATGAAATGGGTGCATGGTTTCGTCAAGATTCTTCATACAGGGCAGTAGAGAACATGGACATGGAAGATTATTCGGATATGATGGTCTGGGAATCTGGGGATCATCAGCAGTGGTCATCAATGGCGGCGCCAGCTGAAAACTTGAACGAAACAAGCTATGGtaatagtagtagtagtagtagtagtttaGAGGAGAATAGGAATTACTGGAATAACATCCTTAATTTGGTAAGTTAA